The window TGATAGCTATGGCAGATAACAATACGCCAACTACAGCAAAGGCTCTCGCAACGCCCGTATAACGACGCTTATTTTTTAATTGCTTTTTCATTTGCTGGCGCTCTCCTTTCTCTGCAATTCTGCAGCTGTACGAATAGCTTTGCGAATACGCTGGTAGGTGCCGCAGCGGCAAATATTACCGGCCATGGCCGCGTCAATATCGGCATCGCTGGGGTTGTTATTTTCGCGAAGCAACACCGCCGCCGACATGATTTGGCCCGAATGACAGTAACCGCATTGCGGCACCTGCTCCTGGTTCCAGGCAAGCTGGGCCGGGTGGTCATTATTTTTAGAAAGACCTTCAATGGTGACGATCTTT is drawn from Mucilaginibacter ginsenosidivorax and contains these coding sequences:
- a CDS encoding (2Fe-2S)-binding protein, which encodes MININVNGTPHQIEADPNMPLLWVIRDIIGLTGTKFGCGVAQCGACVVHLNDQAVRSCVTKVSRAEGQKIVTIEGLSKNNDHPAQLAWNQEQVPQCGYCHSGQIMSAAVLLRENNNPSDADIDAAMAGNICRCGTYQRIRKAIRTAAELQRKESASK